Below is a genomic region from Cetobacterium sp. ZOR0034.
GATGGAGAGGTTTATGTTTGTGTAGGAGAAACGGTAAGAGGTAGAGATATATTTGTTGTTCAATCTACATCTGAGCCAGTAAACGAGAATATAATGGAGTTATTAATATTTATTGATGCTTTAAAAAGAGCATCAGCTAAATCGATAAACGTTATCATTCCTTACTACGGATACGCTAGACAAGATAGAAAATCAAGACCTAGAGAGCCGATCACGTCTAAATTAGTGGCAAATTTATTAACAACAGCAGGAGCGACAAGAATCGTAACTATGGATTTACATGCTGATCAAATCCAAGGATTCTTCGATATTCCAGTGGATCATATGCAAGCATTACCTTTACTAGCTAAGTCATTTATAGCTAGAGGATTATCAGGAGAAAAAGTGGTAGTAGTATCTCCAGATATCGGTGGAGTAAAAAGAGCTAGAAAATTAGCAGAATGGCTAGATTGTAAAATAGCAATTATTGATAAGAGAAGACCAAAACCAAATATGTCAGAAGTAATGAACTTAATTGGAGAGGTTGAAGGTAAGGTTGCAATATTTATTGATGATATGATTGATACTGCAGGAACAATAACAAATGGAGCTGAAGCTATAATGGCAAGAGGCGCTGTAGAAGCTTATGCTTGTTGTACTCATGGAGTATTTTCTGATCCAGCTATTGAAAGATTACAAGCTTCTTGTTTAAAAGAGGTTATTATAACAGATTCAATAGCACTTCCAGAATCTAAGAAAATAGATAAGATAAAAGTTGTATCTGTAGATGAAATTCTTGCAGAGGCAGTTAGAAGAATCGTTAATAACGAATCTGTATCTGAGTTATTTGAAAAGTAAAAGCATATAGAAAAGCTAGTATTATACTAGCTTTTTTTATTTTTATATGTTAGAATTATTTTATAATAAATAAATATTAAGGAAAAGGATTTATTATGAAAAGAATTGTATATAAAGAAGACAACATTGATTTAAAATTTATAAAAAAAATCTTAGATGAAAATGGAATAATAATATATCCAACAGATACTGTTTATGGTGTTGGAGCAAGTTTGAAATCACTAGAAGGAATTGAAAAAATTTATAAGGCTAAAGAACGAGCCTTTAATTCACCATTGATAGCACTTTTAAGTAAAGTTGAGTATGTAGAAAAAGTAGCAATAGTAGATGAAGAGAAAAAAGAGATTGTCGTAAAGTTGGCAGAAAAATTTTGGCCAGGAGCATTGACAATAATTTTAAATAAAAGAAATAGTGTACCAGATATAATGGTTTCAGGAGGACAAACTGTTGGAGTAAGAATACCAGCTTTAAAATTAGCACAGTATATAATAGAGTCTGTAGGTGGAGTTCTTCCAACAACAAGTGCAAATATATCTGGAGAGTCTACTCCTAGAAGTTATGAAGAGTTAAATGAAATCTTTAAGGAAAGAGTAGATATAATTATAGATGGAGGAAAATCTCCTTTAGGTGTAGAGTCAACAATAAT
It encodes:
- a CDS encoding ribose-phosphate pyrophosphokinase, with amino-acid sequence MERPGVKIFAGTSNVELAKKIAEKYGTSVGDVEIVRFKDGEVYVCVGETVRGRDIFVVQSTSEPVNENIMELLIFIDALKRASAKSINVIIPYYGYARQDRKSRPREPITSKLVANLLTTAGATRIVTMDLHADQIQGFFDIPVDHMQALPLLAKSFIARGLSGEKVVVVSPDIGGVKRARKLAEWLDCKIAIIDKRRPKPNMSEVMNLIGEVEGKVAIFIDDMIDTAGTITNGAEAIMARGAVEAYACCTHGVFSDPAIERLQASCLKEVIITDSIALPESKKIDKIKVVSVDEILAEAVRRIVNNESVSELFEK
- a CDS encoding L-threonylcarbamoyladenylate synthase; this encodes MKRIVYKEDNIDLKFIKKILDENGIIIYPTDTVYGVGASLKSLEGIEKIYKAKERAFNSPLIALLSKVEYVEKVAIVDEEKKEIVVKLAEKFWPGALTIILNKRNSVPDIMVSGGQTVGVRIPALKLAQYIIESVGGVLPTTSANISGESTPRSYEELNEIFKERVDIIIDGGKSPLGVESTIIDLTKDVPKILREGAIKKEAIEKLIGKI